A genomic stretch from Enterobacter dykesii includes:
- a CDS encoding flavodoxin — MAEVGIFVGTMYGNSLLVAEEAEAILASQGHKATVYEDPELADWEKYKDKYILVVTSTTGQGDLPDSIVPLFQGIKDQLGYQPDVHYGIIALGDSSYANFCGGGKQFDALLQEQSAQRVGEMLLIDAGEHPEPESESNPWVEHWATLLK, encoded by the coding sequence ATGGCTGAAGTAGGCATTTTTGTCGGCACAATGTACGGCAACTCGCTGCTGGTAGCGGAAGAGGCTGAGGCAATACTCGCCAGCCAGGGCCATAAAGCCACGGTCTATGAAGACCCGGAGCTGGCAGACTGGGAAAAGTATAAAGATAAGTACATTCTGGTGGTGACCTCCACCACCGGGCAGGGCGATCTGCCGGACAGCATCGTGCCGCTGTTCCAGGGCATTAAAGACCAGCTTGGCTATCAGCCGGACGTACACTACGGCATCATTGCTCTGGGCGACAGCTCTTACGCCAACTTCTGCGGCGGCGGCAAGCAGTTCGATGCGCTCCTGCAGGAGCAGAGCGCCCAGCGCGTCGGCGAGATGCTGCTGATTGATGCGGGTGAGCACCCGGAGCCAGAAAGCGAATCAAACCCGTGGGTCGAACACTGGGCAA
- the truC gene encoding tRNA pseudouridine(65) synthase TruC, with protein sequence MTLEILYQDEWLVAVNKPSGWLVHRSWLDRDEKVVVMQTVRDQIGQHVFTAHRLDRPTSGVLLMGLSSEAGRLLSQQFEQHQMQKRYHAIVRGWLTEAATLDYPLVEELDKIADKFARDDKGPQPAVTDYRGMATTEMPVATSKFPTTRYSLVELLPKTGRKHQLRRHLAHLRHPIIGDSKHGDLRQNRSAAEHFGCHRLMLHASELSLTHPFTGEPLTIRAGLDDVWMQALSQFGWLGQLPENERVEFVPGNVQDEE encoded by the coding sequence ATGACGCTTGAGATCCTCTATCAGGACGAGTGGCTGGTGGCGGTGAATAAACCGTCAGGCTGGCTGGTGCACCGCAGCTGGCTCGATCGCGATGAGAAAGTGGTGGTGATGCAGACCGTTCGCGACCAGATTGGTCAGCATGTTTTTACCGCCCATCGTCTCGACAGGCCGACCTCCGGCGTGCTGCTGATGGGGCTTTCCAGCGAGGCGGGGCGTCTGCTATCACAGCAGTTTGAACAGCATCAGATGCAAAAGCGCTACCACGCGATCGTGCGCGGCTGGCTGACGGAAGCCGCCACGCTGGACTATCCGCTGGTGGAGGAACTGGACAAAATCGCCGATAAATTTGCCCGCGATGACAAAGGTCCGCAGCCCGCGGTGACGGACTATCGCGGCATGGCGACGACCGAAATGCCGGTGGCAACCAGCAAATTCCCGACCACACGCTACAGCCTGGTTGAGCTTCTGCCTAAAACCGGGCGTAAGCACCAGCTGCGACGCCATCTTGCGCACCTGCGCCACCCGATTATTGGCGACAGCAAACACGGTGATTTACGCCAGAACCGCAGCGCGGCCGAACACTTTGGCTGCCATCGTCTGATGTTACACGCCAGCGAGCTGAGCCTGACGCACCCGTTTACCGGCGAGCCGCTGACTATCCGTGCGGGGCTGGACGACGTCTGGATGCAAGCGCTGTCACAGTTTGGCTGGCTGGGACAACTCCCCGAAAATGAAAGGGTTGAGTTTGTACCGGGCAACGTTCAGGATGAAGAGTAA
- a CDS encoding YqcC family protein, producing the protein MTQHDSVRAQLHAIEALLRQHQLWQETAPQPEAFASTQPFCLDTLAPFEWLQWVLIPRMHALLEGGHPLPQAFAVSPYYEMALEATHPARDVMLVELEKLDALFAGEDA; encoded by the coding sequence ATGACGCAACACGATAGCGTTCGTGCTCAGTTGCACGCCATCGAAGCCCTTTTGCGCCAACATCAGCTGTGGCAGGAGACCGCGCCGCAGCCTGAAGCGTTCGCGAGCACTCAGCCCTTCTGCCTGGATACGCTGGCCCCGTTTGAGTGGCTGCAGTGGGTGTTAATCCCGCGCATGCACGCCCTGCTTGAGGGCGGTCACCCGCTGCCGCAGGCGTTTGCTGTCTCTCCCTACTATGAAATGGCGCTCGAGGCGACGCACCCTGCGCGCGACGTGATGCTGGTCGAACTGGAAAAACTGGATGCCCTGTTCGCCGGTGAAGATGCATGA
- the syd gene encoding SecY-interacting protein, with product MDIETANALTTFTTRYCDAWHEKHQTWPQNADLYGVPSPCIISSVDDHVIWQPKPFDGEQNVNAVERAMDIVVQPAVHAFYTTQFAGDMPARFADIKLTLLQTWSEEDLQRVQENLIGHLVTQKRLKLSPTLFIATLDSELDVISVCNLSGEVVKETIGTRNRETLAPSLADFLTRLEPLL from the coding sequence GTGGACATCGAAACTGCAAATGCCCTCACTACCTTCACGACCCGCTATTGCGACGCATGGCATGAAAAGCACCAGACATGGCCGCAAAATGCTGATTTGTATGGCGTACCTTCGCCGTGCATTATCTCTTCAGTCGACGATCATGTTATCTGGCAGCCAAAACCTTTCGACGGCGAGCAAAATGTAAATGCGGTTGAACGGGCAATGGACATTGTGGTACAACCAGCGGTTCATGCGTTTTATACCACGCAGTTCGCAGGGGATATGCCCGCACGCTTTGCTGATATTAAGCTGACGCTGTTGCAGACCTGGAGCGAAGAAGATCTGCAGCGCGTTCAGGAAAACCTGATTGGTCATCTGGTCACGCAAAAACGCCTTAAGCTTTCTCCTACGCTCTTTATTGCCACGCTGGACAGCGAACTGGACGTTATCTCCGTCTGTAACCTGTCAGGTGAAGTGGTTAAAGAGACTATCGGCACCCGCAATCGCGAGACTCTCGCCCCCTCTCTTGCGGATTTCCTCACCCGACTTGAGCCACTTCTGTAA
- the queF gene encoding NADPH-dependent 7-cyano-7-deazaguanine reductase QueF (Catalyzes the NADPH-dependent reduction of 7-cyano-7-deazaguanine (preQ0) to 7-aminomethyl-7-deazaguanine (preQ1) in queuosine biosynthesis), protein MSYENHQALTGLTLGKSTDYRDTYDASLLQGVPRSLNRDPLGLHADALPFVGGDIWTLYELSWLNARGLPQVAVGHVELDYASVNLVESKSFKLYLNSFNQTKFNSWEDVQHTLERDLSACAKGKVSVSLYRLHELEGLPVAHFNGTCIDDQDIEVENYEFSADYLENAASGKVVEETLVSHLLKSNCLITHQPDWGSVQIQYRGPKIDQEKLLRYLVSFRHHNEFHEQCVERIFSDIQSFCQPEKLSVYARYTRRGGLDINPWRTNTDFVPATGRLVRQ, encoded by the coding sequence ATGTCTTACGAAAATCATCAGGCGTTAACCGGCTTAACGCTGGGTAAATCGACCGATTACCGCGATACCTACGATGCAAGCCTGCTGCAGGGCGTGCCGCGCAGCCTGAACCGCGATCCTCTGGGCCTGCATGCGGATGCCTTGCCGTTTGTCGGCGGTGACATCTGGACGCTGTACGAACTCTCCTGGCTCAACGCGCGCGGCCTGCCGCAGGTGGCAGTGGGCCACGTTGAGCTGGATTACGCCAGCGTGAATCTCGTCGAGTCCAAAAGCTTTAAGCTCTATCTCAACAGCTTTAACCAGACAAAATTCAACAGCTGGGAAGACGTTCAGCACACCCTGGAACGTGATTTAAGCGCCTGCGCGAAGGGAAAGGTAAGCGTTTCACTGTATCGCCTGCACGAGCTGGAGGGGCTGCCAGTCGCCCACTTCAACGGGACCTGCATCGACGATCAGGATATTGAGGTGGAGAATTATGAATTCAGCGCCGATTACCTCGAAAACGCCGCGAGCGGAAAGGTGGTCGAAGAGACGCTGGTCAGCCACCTGCTGAAATCCAACTGCCTGATCACCCACCAGCCGGACTGGGGCTCGGTGCAGATCCAGTACCGCGGCCCGAAAATTGACCAGGAAAAATTGCTGCGCTACCTGGTGTCGTTCCGCCATCACAACGAATTTCACGAGCAGTGCGTGGAGCGTATCTTTAGCGATATTCAGAGTTTCTGCCAGCCAGAAAAACTGAGCGTTTACGCGCGCTACACCCGCCGTGGCGGTCTGGACATCAACCCATGGCGCACCAACACCGATTTTGTGCCAGCAACGGGACGGCTGGTGCGTCAGTAA
- the ppnN gene encoding nucleotide 5'-monophosphate nucleosidase PpnN has translation MITHISPLGSMDMLSQLEVDMLKRTASSDLYQLFRNCSLAVLNSGSLTDNSKELLSRFESFDINVLRRERGVKLEVINPPEEAFVDGRIIRSLQANLFAVLRDILFVNGQIHNAGRFQHLDLESSVHITNLVFSILRNARALHVGEAPNMVVCWGGHSINETEYLYARRVGTQLGLRELNICTGCGPGAMEAPMKGAAVGHAQQRYKEGRFIGMTEPSIIAAEPPNPLVNELIIMPDIEKRLEAFVRIAHGIIIFPGGVGTAEELLYLLGILMNPANKDQVLPLILTGPKESADYFRVLDEFIVHTLGEAARRHYRIIIDDAAEVARQMKKAMPLVKENRRDTGDAYSFNWSIRIAPDLQIPFEPTHENMANLKLYPDQPVEVLAADLRRAFSGIVAGNVKEMGIRAIEQYGPYKIHGDPEMMRRMDDMLQGFVAQHRMKLPGSAYIPCYEICT, from the coding sequence TTGATTACACATATTAGCCCGCTTGGCTCAATGGATATGTTGTCGCAGCTGGAAGTGGACATGCTTAAGCGCACGGCCAGCAGCGATCTTTATCAACTGTTTCGTAACTGTTCACTTGCCGTACTGAACTCCGGAAGCCTGACAGATAACAGTAAAGAACTGCTGTCCCGCTTCGAAAGCTTTGATATCAATGTGCTGCGCCGCGAGCGTGGCGTGAAGCTTGAAGTCATCAACCCGCCGGAAGAGGCCTTTGTCGACGGGCGCATTATTCGTTCACTTCAGGCGAACCTGTTTGCCGTGCTGCGTGACATCCTGTTTGTTAACGGGCAGATCCACAACGCAGGCCGTTTCCAGCATCTCGACCTGGAAAGCTCGGTCCATATCACCAACCTGGTGTTCTCCATTTTGCGTAACGCCCGTGCCCTGCACGTTGGCGAAGCGCCGAACATGGTTGTCTGCTGGGGCGGCCACTCCATTAACGAAACCGAATACCTTTATGCGCGTCGGGTGGGCACCCAGCTCGGCCTGCGCGAGCTGAATATCTGTACCGGCTGCGGTCCAGGTGCGATGGAAGCGCCAATGAAAGGTGCGGCGGTTGGGCATGCGCAACAGCGTTATAAAGAGGGGCGGTTTATCGGCATGACCGAGCCGTCAATCATTGCCGCTGAGCCGCCTAACCCGCTGGTTAACGAGCTGATTATCATGCCGGATATCGAGAAACGTCTTGAAGCGTTTGTCCGTATCGCCCACGGCATTATCATTTTCCCGGGCGGCGTGGGGACAGCGGAAGAGCTGCTCTATCTGCTGGGTATTCTGATGAACCCGGCCAACAAAGATCAGGTTCTGCCGCTGATCCTTACCGGGCCAAAAGAGAGCGCCGACTACTTCCGCGTGCTGGACGAGTTTATCGTACACACGCTGGGCGAAGCCGCGCGCCGTCACTATCGCATCATCATTGACGATGCCGCGGAAGTGGCGCGCCAGATGAAAAAGGCGATGCCGCTGGTTAAGGAAAACCGTCGCGATACCGGCGATGCGTACAGCTTTAACTGGTCAATCCGTATTGCGCCGGACCTGCAGATCCCGTTCGAGCCAACGCATGAAAATATGGCGAACCTGAAACTCTACCCGGACCAGCCGGTGGAAGTCCTGGCTGCCGATCTGCGTCGTGCCTTCTCCGGGATTGTGGCGGGCAACGTCAAAGAGATGGGCATCCGCGCCATTGAACAGTACGGTCCGTACAAAATCCACGGCGACCCGGAGATGATGCGCCGCATGGACGACATGCTGCAGGGCTTTGTCGCTCAGCACCGTATGAAGCTGCCGGGCTCAGCCTATATCCCTTGCTACGAAATCTGCACATAA
- a CDS encoding HAAAP family serine/threonine permease, with amino-acid sequence METTQTSTVASIESRSGWRKTDTMWMLGLYGTAIGAGVLFLPINAGVGGLIPLIIMAIIAFPMTFFAHRGLTRFVLSGKNPGEDITEVVEEHFGVGAGKLITLLYFFAIYPILLVYSVAITNTVESFMMHQLHMTPPPRAILSLILIVGMMTIVRFGEQMIVKAMSVLVFPFVIALMVLACYLIPQWNGAALETLSLSSATATGNGLLMTLWLAIPVMVFSFNHSPIISSFAVAKREEYGNGAEKKCSSILARAHIMMVLTVMFFVFSCVLSLSPADLAAAKEQNISILSYLANHFNAPVIAWMAPIIAIIAITKSFLGHYLGAREGFNGMVIKSLRGKGKSIEINKLNKITALFMLLTTWAVATLNPSILGMIETLGGPVIAMILFLMPMYAIQKVPAMRKYSGHVSNIFVVIMGLIAISAIFYSLYTMF; translated from the coding sequence ATGGAAACCACTCAAACCAGCACCGTTGCTTCGATTGAATCCCGAAGTGGTTGGCGCAAAACGGATACCATGTGGATGCTTGGCCTTTATGGCACAGCAATCGGCGCTGGTGTACTGTTCCTTCCTATCAACGCAGGCGTCGGCGGTCTGATCCCGCTGATCATTATGGCTATCATTGCTTTCCCGATGACCTTCTTTGCACACCGCGGTCTGACCCGCTTCGTGCTGTCCGGTAAAAACCCGGGCGAAGACATCACTGAAGTTGTTGAAGAGCATTTCGGCGTGGGCGCAGGTAAACTGATTACCCTGCTCTACTTCTTCGCGATTTACCCTATTCTGCTGGTCTACAGCGTGGCAATCACCAACACCGTTGAAAGCTTCATGATGCACCAGCTGCACATGACCCCGCCGCCGCGTGCCATTCTGTCTCTGATCCTGATCGTGGGCATGATGACCATCGTTCGCTTCGGTGAGCAGATGATTGTGAAAGCAATGAGCGTACTGGTCTTCCCGTTCGTTATTGCTCTGATGGTACTGGCTTGCTACCTGATCCCACAGTGGAACGGTGCAGCGCTGGAAACCCTGTCCCTGAGCAGCGCAACGGCAACCGGTAACGGCCTGCTGATGACCCTCTGGCTGGCGATTCCGGTGATGGTGTTCTCTTTCAACCACTCTCCAATCATCTCTTCTTTCGCCGTTGCGAAACGTGAAGAGTACGGTAATGGCGCAGAGAAGAAGTGCTCCAGCATCCTGGCGCGCGCTCACATCATGATGGTACTGACCGTAATGTTCTTCGTCTTCAGCTGCGTACTGAGCCTCTCCCCGGCGGATCTGGCGGCAGCGAAAGAGCAGAACATCTCTATTCTGTCTTACCTGGCGAACCACTTTAACGCACCGGTCATTGCGTGGATGGCACCAATCATCGCGATTATCGCCATCACCAAATCCTTCCTGGGCCACTACCTCGGCGCGCGCGAAGGCTTCAACGGTATGGTGATTAAATCTCTGCGCGGTAAAGGCAAGAGCATTGAAATCAACAAGCTGAACAAAATCACTGCGCTGTTCATGCTGCTCACCACCTGGGCGGTAGCGACCCTGAACCCAAGCATCCTGGGCATGATTGAAACCCTGGGCGGCCCGGTCATCGCGATGATTCTGTTCCTGATGCCGATGTACGCAATTCAGAAAGTCCCTGCTATGCGCAAGTACAGCGGTCATGTGAGCAACATCTTTGTGGTTATCATGGGTCTTATCGCAATCTCTGCGATCTTCTACTCCCTGTACACCATGTTCTGA